The nucleotide window TTTCGACTTTCGAGGGATGTGTTTGTAAATTAACAATCCTCGAGGATACAGATGCAAATATGTTAAACAAAACAGAATAAGTGATCTTCACCGTCTATCCTGCTCGCGAATTCTTGTTCCTCTAGGgcggagatttttttttttttttttgtattttgataTTCTTGGATGGTTTGAAAGAAAAGGTGCGGAAGAACAATGGAATACACGGCGGAGCAGCAACAGTACCAACAGCAATACCAGAATCAGCCGCAGGCGTATGGATATGATCCTTCTCAATACCATCATCAATCAGCCGCTTCATACTACGACTACGCCTACGGCAATCAGCAACATCAACAACAGCAATACCCGTATTACCCTCCTCAAGATTCTTATCCCCAACAATATTCCCAGTTTTATCAAGAAGCCGCTCCCATTCACCCTCCTGGCGTTCCCTTGGACCACCACAGTCAGCCCACCGTTTATTATCCACCTCAGCCTGCGGTGGACGCTCAACATCAGCAGGGAATTCCCGTTTCGGGTTCGGATTCCTCCGCGGTGCCGGCGAATTATGCGGGAAATGTGGTTTCGGCTCAGAGAGATAATCGGCCTCGTCAGGTTAGGGTTCTTTTGTATAAGTACGTCTACATACGTTTTCTTTAGCGCCAGAGGGATGAATCTTGAACATTATTTTCAAATTATCTGATTtcatttttctaaaaataattatTGTTTGAGATGGAGATATTGAAAAGTTTTTACTTTGAGGATGTTCATAGAAGAACAAGATTTGTTAGTGGGAATTGGGTTTTCCCAGTCATGGTGTGAAACACGGTTTCAAGCATACTTTCCTTCCGAAACTTGTTCTTAGATGAATCACCAATGTTTGTTGATTGACGATATGACATGGTGTTAAGATTTGGACTATGTCAGAATCAGTTGCCTGACTTGGCTCAGTTTAGCACATGCCCAGTTTCTAAGTTAAATGAGCTTTGCTCAAGCAACTATATGTAATCTTGCTAAAATCTTTGCTGTGTTGAGTTCGTGTTCGTCTCTCTGTAGTGTACCAATGCTACATTTGACTGGGCCTAGATTGCTTATTGTTTAAAAGTGCTAAGAGAATTGTCCAGCAAATGCTTCTTAGAGGAGCTCGGCTGGTCCCAGTCGTGTTTGGCTCAGAGAAGATTTTGTTGGAATCAACCGCTTCTTATTTTTTTTCTGAGGAGCTCAAAGATCTCAGTGCTTAGCTTGGTTCAAATTTTAGATACCGATTGAAGATGTTGTCTATTTTGTTAATCACTGTCTTTGTGCTAGATTGAAGGTTACGTAATTGCTTGGCTTCCATAATAATGCTGTCATTTATTTTGAGGTAAGTGTCTTGTCCTCCTCCATCAGGCTTATATGTGAATGTCCATGGGTCAGCAGAGGTACTGAATTCTTGGCACTCCTCCCCCTTTCTTGCAAGATATTAGAAGACAGAACAATTTAATGGTCACAAATCGCTAGAGCAACCAGATAAAGACAGTGATATCTAGCCTAAAAGTTCACAATAGCTTTAGCTTTGGGtccattttatgcatgaatacTGATAATTCTTTACTGGTTGCTTTAGGGCTCATGTGGCCTGAGAGCACCATTTACTGATGTGCTCTGTTGAATCAAGTGGTATCTATCTTTCCCGATCTTTTCTGCGAGGGAAAACAACTTTAATATTGTGTACCTCCATGTTGGGTTTGATTGCTATCATTTGGTTTATTTTGTGGCTCATAATTATAATCATAATGAGCCATCTCTATGCTTCTTCTGCTGCTTATTTGTGTGGCAATTTTCAATTGTCATTTAGCACCCGTGCAGTTAAGTATGCTGTATTTGTCCTATTTTATTTTCTTCGGATTAACACCCACTGTATCCTGAGGCAATTGTTTACTAATGCactgtttcatttttttttttttacacttgCTTAAATGTTGCCAgtgttttaaatttgaaattcTCATGCGTTGCTAGATCACCTTCCATCTTGATGCTTACCAAACTTTAGATGGGAAGCACTTTGAGATCTTTTCGCGTAGGGTTTCTGGTGGATCTGTTCATTTTATTATTCTCCCTTTCCCCCAAACATTCCCTAATCATTGATCATAGGTACTGTCTTTTGCTTATTTTTATGACTTTATCACTGTATAGATCCTGTCAGTTCCAAGTCATTGTAGATAAATAGGACTTCAATCGATTAATATCTAGGGCGTGTATAGAAAGTTACCTATATTTGGATTTGGGTTTAATTGCTTGTATTACATGTGTGGCATGTTCGGGTAAGCATTACAATTAGTGGGTCCTACTGAATTGAGTGTAATTGGAGTACCCCATTTATAGAGAgagtgtgttttttttttttttgtttgggggGGGGGGAGCGTTGAGAATTGGAGGACTTACATGGTTAATTAGCCAGATGACTTTCATCTTTACTGTCATCtttttaaaaagattttttaTTCCTTTTTTAAGATGAAATTACACACTGGGAGATAAACTTGTCTATGGAATTAGAATTCCTTATAATTATAAGGCTGCATAATTACTACCATAGTAATTATACTTTCTTTCTTTATGGGTCCAAAGACACACCTAGTGTTCATTGTGCAGTGTGGCAAAAGTACTTGCGGGAATTTTTTAACTATATTCTGGCTTTGAACAGCACATCTCGTTATGACCTTGAAGTATTTGCTTTTATGTCTTGTCatcaattttttaatatttgaagTGTGTAAGATCCTTTAATGCTAGATTTCTCAGAGTTCTCTCTTGGTAAACATtcttgaaagtgttgttgtagtTCTaattgttttaatgtttttacagTATCTTTAATTTTCAGTTTGTTGAAAAACTAATATTCTATAAGTATAGTGTGATTAATGTGTGCATTAAAAGTTGGATATTTCTTGTTAGTGatatttatttttgatattgttcaaAACCTATGTCCCAATTTATTGCACCTGAGTTGTAAGCTTGTTACCTGTCTGATTACTTATAAGGTCAGTTCAGCTGCATTTTGGCACAACATGTATGTCCATACTCTATATCTATGTTATGTTGCCACTTCTGTCTGATTGAGTTAATTTCACATTGCTTAGTTGAGATTGGTTTTGGCCTTATTATTCTGATTTATTTGATCTTGTTAGAATCTGATAACTATTTTGGTTTCACATTGCACCTTATCTTCGAATGTATTCTACAGATGCAATCTGCATATAGGGGTGGAAGAAGGGGTAGGAGGCCTTTTAGAGGGGGCACCTTGGGTCATGCTGGTCATGGCCATAATTGCAGTCAGCATACTCCTTCAAATGGTGCAGCATCAGCTATACCAAATTCTGTTTTAGATCCAAATGGAGCAGCTGCTGCAATGCTACCTGCAGCATCAGTTCCAGGTCATGCAACATTACCAGCTCAGGTGCCTGCTGCTCCACTCCGGCCACCGCCACGCATGGCTTGGTGTGAACTTTGCAGGGTTGATTGCAACAGACCAGAAATCCTGGAGCAGCATAAGAATGGAAAGCGGCATAAGAAAAACTTGCAGGTACGTGAAGAGCTGCAGAAGCGGAATGGAGTTATAACTGGACAGCAAAGTGTGCAAGTGCCTAATTTGGGATCAGAAATTGTTCAATTGGTGAAAGTTGAGGGATCTGAGGAAAAACAACATCAACAGATGGTTCCCTCCTTGGCTGCCACTACTGACAACAAGAAAGAAATTGAGCAGCAGCAGGACATTGTGAATAAACCTGAAGCATCGACAACTGGTCCTGCAGAAGCTAAAATGAATTTAAGGAATCCCTCTGAAGCTCGGGGCCGTGGTTTGAAGCGTAAGATGAGAGGGGGACGAGGGGGTAAATATGTGAAAAGAAATGAAGGATCTAGAAGACCATCTGAGCCTCCCAAACCAAAGGGAGGTATTCCTTTTATGTGTGAATTGTGCAACGTTAAGTGTGAAACTCAGGTGGTTTTTAACTGTCATTTGGCTG belongs to Gossypium arboreum isolate Shixiya-1 chromosome 7, ASM2569848v2, whole genome shotgun sequence and includes:
- the LOC108489869 gene encoding uncharacterized protein LOC108489869; the protein is MEYTAEQQQYQQQYQNQPQAYGYDPSQYHHQSAASYYDYAYGNQQHQQQQYPYYPPQDSYPQQYSQFYQEAAPIHPPGVPLDHHSQPTVYYPPQPAVDAQHQQGIPVSGSDSSAVPANYAGNVVSAQRDNRPRQMQSAYRGGRRGRRPFRGGTLGHAGHGHNCSQHTPSNGAASAIPNSVLDPNGAAAAMLPAASVPGHATLPAQVPAAPLRPPPRMAWCELCRVDCNRPEILEQHKNGKRHKKNLQVREELQKRNGVITGQQSVQVPNLGSEIVQLVKVEGSEEKQHQQMVPSLAATTDNKKEIEQQQDIVNKPEASTTGPAEAKMNLRNPSEARGRGLKRKMRGGRGGKYVKRNEGSRRPSEPPKPKGGIPFMCELCNVKCETQVVFNCHLAGKKHIANMKRFHGHRALYGEAGVQALYPPNISAPPPPLVPQIQQGVTDPQVVLAQLLTYVLSQTQVPGLAGPQVSLPIATLESAQAPLSSSGNQYQHEFPQGLLATSEVRNGLGVMAEAETWQQHTAAKSEALPSAGDRGANSQGSESEKNEVSQQQSFSAKTEVPTTFKMESGGLDTEIPPMDDPIATTSMSKRDSTTASLDPVDESESNNNLEQPEDPEEDPEENEQNEAA